Part of the Pseudorasbora parva isolate DD20220531a chromosome 13, ASM2467924v1, whole genome shotgun sequence genome is shown below.
CCCTTTGTGCTTATGCACAGCCTGTTCCTGAAGgagtaacaaaaaaattatgGAAACTGATCAGTGACATGAAGCAAGATGAAGTAACACAAGCGGTTAAAAGTGATGCATGTATCATCAAATTTGGAGAACACTTGTGCAACAAAATGGGGAGCGACAAAACCAAGCACGAATACATCAGAACTAAAATGCGTGAGGCTGGAAGGATGTTGGTGTGTGCTAGGAAACTCGGAAATCTGCAGAGTATTAAAGACTTTTTCACACCCTCTAACTTCTATCACTGTATCACGGCTGTTAAATATACCGCAGGATTCAGAGATGAAGATGAGGTCTTCACTGTTCCATCATTGGCATTGAAACTGGGCCACAACCTAAAGAAAATGTCTGATATTGCTGAATGTGAAGCAATGATTGCAGGAGAGGAAAATGATGTCAAAAATGCGAAGATTTTTAAGCAAATGTATGCCACAAAATGGAACGAATGTGTGTCAGCCTCAGCCTTGAAGACTCTTAATGAAGCAAAATGGAACTCTCCAGAACTTCTCCCTTTTACTGAGGATGTTAAGAAAATGCACATGCATCTCAGCAATCAAACTAAACTGTACCAAGAAAAGCTCAAACTTGAGAAAAGTCAGAAGAACTGGTCAAATCTTGCCCAAATAACTCTGTGTGAAGTAATTCTGTTTAATCGCAGGAGAGCAGGAGAAGTTTCGAAAATGAGGCTGAATTCATATCTTCTCCGAAACACATCTGTCTTACATTCTGATGTCGCTGATGCTTTATCTGAAGTTGAGCAGAAGCTCTGTCAGCACTTCCAGCGCATTGAAATTCGAGGCAAGCGAGACAGAAAGGTGCCAGTACTCCTGACCCCAAGTATGCTGGAGTCCATGGAGCTACTTGTAAGCAACCGTCAAAAATGTGGTGTAGTggacgaaaatgttttttttttcgcaAAGCCCATGACTGAGGCCTCATTCTATCATGGCACAGAATGTATCAGGAAGGTTGCCCACCAGTGTGGAGCCAAACATCCAAAGAATTTATCTTCCACAAAGCTGCGGAAACACATCGCAACCTTATCTAAAGTGCTGAATCTAACGGATACCGAGATGGACCAGCTAGCAGATTTTCTCGGACACGATATACGAGTCCATCGAAAATTTTATCGGTTGCCCGAAGGAACGTTGCAGCTAGCCAAAATCAGCAAGGTGCTGATGGCCCTTGAACAGGGAAGAGTAGCCGAATTCAAGGGAAAAAACCTTGACGAAATTCACCTTGAGCCTTATGGTAAGAACACATGGCATAAAAATGTTAGGtcttatatatattatatattgacACCATTTAGTTCAGTTACAATTAACTCTATATGGTGCATGGAAACAAATGGTTTTCTACACACTTTTCTGCAGAGAAAGTAAGTGCATGTAGTGATGAATCTGAAAGTGAGGATGAAGAGAGTGAGATGCCACCAGGAAAGCGATCCTCTTCAGCATCTAGAGGTATGGTCAGCTGTGATCTAATGTGAATTCCTGGGGGATAAAGAATTAAGATGGGGGATAAAGAACAATAAAAACTTATTGTTATTTGTATTATACAAATCTGTATGGCTGTCCCTGATAAAACAGGTTTGCAGCCCTCTGACTTACAAAGCAGGTAAGGAACTTGATCTTATTCTCACCCAGACTGTGCCACAGAATGCCTACTGGTCAcacctagggctgggcgatatggcaaaaaaaaaatcgtattttattttttgggttgAATGGTGATACACGGTATATATCCCGGTATTTTCTATGGTTTTCTATttggataaaaaaaatctatttactATAATAATTTTAGTTCACATCCTGCCCAGTGATTTCCTAAAAACAATGTTGATATTGAAGGCTATAAACAAATACAGTGAATGTAATGTTGACTATGCAATATATTGGGTGCAAAAAGTGGGTTAAAATCACAATCACATTGTAACATtacaatctaaaaataaaattaataattcaCTGAActaaaagtaaaaacaaaagcatATTAGCTTTTATTTGATTACCCCATTATAATGGTcacttttataaaaaaatatacatacttTTAGGTTAAAAATTCCACATATGGCACATTTATTAtccaacaaaaaatattttagaaatataaaTAGGCTACCTGTTTGTCGCGTGTGCATGTGACAGCGCTCATTAAAGGAAGCCTGAATTTTTGCGGAGATCACAAAGGCTCGTCCTCTCCTGACAGCAAAATAGACATTTGCATGACTTTCTAACATTTACAGATGGAGAATATACCTGTGAAATGTAAGTTATGCACTGAGGAAAGCATCACATTTCAAATGCATTAAACAGTGCGAGTATTTATCTTAACGTTATCTCGGACTAAAGGTCATCTTTAGGTCGTCTAAAGGTCACGCTGCTCTATACATGTTAACTATATCTTACCAGTTATTTTGACACCCTTAATGTAGAGCTTGTTTCATGTTTAGGACAAGTTTTATCATGCACTTTGCCTCCATCAGTTCATTCTGCTTGCGCCACTGTTTTTCAGATGCGTTCGTATCAATCTACTGTATATCGTTATAAACTCTATTGCCTTATTCCGTATCGTTTCTAGAAACATCGATATATTGTACAAACTCGATATACCGCCCAACCCTAGTGACACTTCTGCATGTCTCTGACAACCGGTCACGCCTCTGCACTTCTCTGACCACTATTTCATTAAGTTAATGTCATTCTTTGTTACACCACTACTGGTTTATTTCTACTGCAACCTGTCTCCCACCCATTTCTCATTGGTTGCCTCAACTCTACATCGACAGATTTTCCTCACTGAAGGTCAATGAGAGACAGGCTGTGACCTCTATCCACCAAACATGCATACTGATCTCAGAGCTGCTGAGAGAAAATGTCAGAATTCTAGTAACCAATTCTTTGAGCCACTTGTAAACAACCtgtcttctcttctccatcaACTCTGCATCACTTCCACCATTCGCttactgacttgtggccatcctACTGCATGTCTGCTGGACCCCATTCTTACTAAACCTTGTTCAGGCCATAACTTTTACCATTGTGTCAGCAATCACACATTTCACTGGCTTCTGGAACTTTTCATACCACATTCAAACAGGCTTGGGTAACTTGCTGAGTTGAGAAAATATTGGCTGATTTCATCTGAGGCTATGTAAAGAGCAGTTTTCAAACAGGTCTCGGAATCCCTCTCCCAGAATGACATCCTGAATCCAAATCAGTTGCAAGAAACCTGGGTGTCATGACTGACTGACCAGTTGTCTTTCTCTGACCAGGTCAATATGCCACCCAGTTCAGGCCATGGCCATTGCTATCTCTGCCCTTGACcgtttatataaattatatgtaaTGTAAATAGATTGGCCTGGCCTTGTCTTTCCTAGTACAACCTGTATTtcattagtatttttttaattgcttgCTTTTGGTTATGGTTTACAATTAAAGTATGTTATTTTATGTCCTTCAGAGGAATCTTTGGTTGGCAGTAAGTCTTTGAGGGAAAGTGAGCCTCAGCTAAAGAAGCGACATCAAGTAAGCAGCACTTCAAAATCTACAGGTAAAGTCAAACCCGTGATCTGAGAATGACCTTGAATGGTCATCATTATTGATGTTTTTACTTACAGTGCACCAAAATATTGAAGTGTTTATTTGCTTTATCTTCCAGAAGAACTTTCACCTGGCCACATGTCAGCAGAGAAAGAGCCTTCAAAGCCAGGTAAAGAGTCCAGACTGCAATGCTAAGAACTGACTTAACTAGTTACAGTTATTGCAACTTTACATTTACTGCATTAACCCTCTGGACCCCTTTTTCAGTTGCTTTAAAGCATATTAATGGCTAAAGTCTGATTATACTATTCAGCACAAACAGGGCTACAGTAATGTGTGAGCAACATGCACATACAAGtttgtatttttaagaaaatgttTATGCGTAATTTTTGAAAGTAGTTAAACAAATAGTGGTAAAGGAAAAAGGCATGTTACGCTATTCAAACAATCCtttttgtgtttattaattGCTCTCAAAATAATTTACAGGTTGGCAATGTCAAATAAGTACTGTACTGTACATATCACAGTATTAATTAAGCCATTCTtgcaacaaaaaatatataaaaaatagcaATAATTCAGCATTACAAAGGTAATTGTGCCTAAACACTTACCTAAACCATGGTGATTCAACAGTGGAAAAAGGATGTAAGCCTTTCACTATAAATCTGATAACAGCCCTGCGGCACTCATCTATTCTCTCTGTCATCATTTTCCCTTTACTCGCTAAAGTAAACGGATTTACCGTCTCTGAAGTTCCAGGAGTGGCACATTGTTTAgcatctggaaaaaaataattgttagtCTATAGTTTATTACTACTAAAACAACGTATTTACCTGTGTATGAATTCCTACCTGGCGATGGGGACGTGGAATGTGCAGCAGTCTTCCCTAAACAGTTTCCCTAAACTCCTTTGGATGTTATTAACTTTTCACGTTACATTTAGCTTCATCAATATTCATTCTTTGGAAATAAATCCATACTTGAGACTTCATCTTCGCCAGGCTGGTGGTCAAGGAGAAAATATCTGACGCAAAACCGTAAATGTATAGCGCGAGGGCTTTCAGTGCTGAACTGCGTTAATTGGTTGCACTCCTGGAAGTGACAGGCAACGTAATTAATGTTCATGATGAGGTGAGCTGTCACTTACTATTAAAGGATTAGTGTGGATCGGGCCGCATTTGTCTGTCCGAGCCCGGCCTGCGTCAGACAAGCGTTATCCGAGAAACACAGCCTGAAAGTGACATATGCACAGGCCATGTATTCTGCATCTGCAATCACATGACTCTGCGACCTAGCCAACAGCTGCATTGAATACAGATGTACTAGTTATTCAAATATCCTAGGTCACAATATTAATGGTCTGTTACTCTAATTTGTATTGAATCCAGATGTCCTAGTGTAAATTACCTATGTTACAATTTATGAATTTGGCTGgctcttttatccaaagtgacattgcattcaaggtacatattttacattttgtcagttcttgcattccctgggaatcgaacacATGACCTTTGGCGTTGCTAgtgccatgctctactgtttgggTGGACAGGAAAGCTTTTACCTCTGTTGTGTACTCTGCACTCAGCTTTTTAAAGTGAGTCGAAAGATTGtcttttttgaaagtttaggtaatatcattttacatttttaggtgTGTCAAAAGGCCGAAAAAGAGCATGGAGCGAAGGTGAGGTGAAGGCTGTGGAGAACAAACTTCTTGACTGCATTACGTCTGGCAGGGTACCAGGCAAGAGGCAGTGTGAAGACTGCATCAGGTCAGCTCCGGTATTGCTCCAGAACAGAACATGGGAAGCCGTGAAATTTTACATAAAGAATCGTATAACAGCCCTcaagagggagagtgagaaaaGAAAATAATGTAATAGAAGTTTGCAGTCCTTGTTTAAATTCAGGCATTGTAAGCTGAATTTAAATGAATGTTTACTTAAAGTAATTGTTACATTTCTTCAACACTTTCTTCAACACTTTCTTCAACCCTTTCTTCACACACTTTCTTCACCACTTTCTTCACCACTTTCACAAATAAAGTTGTCAGAACTACTTCTGCCAAAGaataatttatttgaatttgaatgttTTCGCAATACAGTTGTGTTTAGAGGTAGCAGGGAGCACCTGCTGACCTGTGTCTGAAGATGCTGGTTTAAGAATTTTGAGGTGAGGTCCCCATTGGTAAccttttaaacacacacagtgATGTCATTAATTAGCATATCAAAACATTACATCACAGGTCCCCAGGAGGGTCTTCTACCTGACTGGGTCCCCAGCAGTTAGTAAAATGTCAGGTCTGGCTTCTGGGGGTCAGACTCAAGTTTACAAGAGATGGCTGTTATAACAGCTGTAAATGGAGTGTGGATCAGTTTCTGCCTTGTCTGTAGACCACTCACGAAGGGTGGTTCCCACCAGGCTGCATGTTGCCATGTGTCCCCACCCAGTAGCAAAAacaggtatgtgtgtgtgtgtgtgtgtgtgtgtgtgtgtgtgtgtgtgtggaggggggggatgggctgctttatacctgcagcttactacagtgtgtgtgtgtgtgtgtgtgtgtgtgtgtgtgtgtgtgtgtgtgtgtgtgtgtgtgtgcgtgcgtgtgtgtgtgtgtgtggagggggtggGGGTGTGGGCCGGTTTATACTTGCAGcgttacagtgtgtgtgtgtgtgtgtgtgtgtgtgtgtgtgtgtgagtcactTTCTCTCGATGGTAATAATTGAACCGTTACATAACATAGgctaattacaaatgtaaaaaataagttaaaaaaataaaaaaatactttgaattaaatacaggtttcctggacttacaaaatattgccctgcaaaagataactttgcacatatttgaaaatgaccttttatatcctattacattagaattcatctataattaaattacatcataggtgtggcttgaaacttttccccaccgtttagactttactattatttttttgctgaaaattatgtttaatctaaatctcactttgcctctctctctctctctctctctctctctctctctctctctctctctctctctctctctctctctctctctctgtgtgtgtgtgtgtgtttgtagggggatggtgccagcttcattttgattgtgaaaagtttagctcattgctgtgtgctttggcaagcattaaaggataaaaatatatattattctgggttacaataaaattatagaaccagttaatttgtaacaatagaaaaaacacatttgagtttccttttcaaacaatgaagtttgtgtaacctaaaaataagcagattaatgccttttatttgtggacgaAAATGAGAGCAAATGATATAGAATAACAAGAAGgggggagtatagccttagttAAGAActaggttggatatgtccttgagaacaccgttttgaagataaaactattgttattgcaaaacagtgtttccagacagtgaagaaaaaaaaaactttctcccactgtttagattattattttttgtttgttttaaatcttgtttctttcggaattagactctgcctctctgtctgtcgtccccctcccccctccctctccctctctgagtttcactctgtttgggttgtttgtgtgtgtgtgtgtgtgtgtgtgtgtgtgtgtgtgtgtgtggagggggtctcactctttgtgtgtatcaccttgtctcttgattgtcataatttaaaccttcATATCACAAATAACTCACTTtaatgtgaaaaataagtttaaaaaaaacaaaaaatatactatatctttaattaaatactgtccttctgaacttacaacattttgagctgcaaaatatacatttgcacataattgaaagtgacccattttatcctaatacataaaaaaaaaaaatctatatttaaatttcataataggtgtggcttgtggtcataggggtagcagctgctgtgatacatgtggcatattagaacaattttcaaatattctcctgtttaaatgcatattgcctgtcgtgcacattctcagcggtataaaaacatgctgcatgttttagAGAGATCGTCTTTGACCAGTAAATATGgcatattcagatgactttgatatcgttattttaaatttaattacatttaaacatttaaaagtggctgtttataatacacttccataaaatgtatgcaggcatattcctcttacctgacactgatattaaaataatttttgcggtttctgtgatttggctttattttttattattttttatttaaaaaaaatattgaatgccacacatattgaaataaaaacaagcatgctttttgctgcataaaattggtgaacaatcacaagctacggtaggtcaaaaacacataaagagaagtgtaaggataatacaacatcagcatttggaaagtattctgcactcattttgaaattgacatttgacataatctgacataaaattaatgaataaaatgtaattgatctcagagatgtgagtgttgtggttcctggtcatagcagcaccagttgctgcagttaatgaggtgaattaaaatgactttgacatagtccctttatttattttttcccatattaaatgcctattggcctgctgtgcacagttaagctgatgccgccggggtgg
Proteins encoded:
- the LOC137038206 gene encoding uncharacterized protein isoform X3, encoding MTTTRHDTSDIFSDRSHSNKNIMDEIRTNKPNKRISKETKDRVEHRITRLRKHHDECSKRHSARQKEDSKANMDSSMPLDVTKQSLSTKKSVQIPRPNKPNKRISKETKDRFEHRITRLRKHHDECSKRHSARQKAKESPKETPSVGPIMPHQTPDDQVSSPLKQDILALQLMCRERSVEDSKANMDSSMPLDVTKQSLSTKKSVDKDSDVDTVILDLPSSSVSPRACDIPELKRTVGLNKKSLSISSTSDDQISNSEDDYVPESESCSDESEESLPQPLSSPGSPNVTLDSNVETSSSSVNADKEYSPLEVKETMTHSDNDCGQEISVMKLKKTAKGQRMFNKKQYCFFCSKPFCKMARHLAQVHKNEVEVAKALSFPKGSKERRIHLDLLRNKGNRVHNNTVLKAGKGVLVPRQSTVKHVNVKDYMHCLNCQGLFRRKALWRHMQRCNLAKKCQVTKQGRSRVQSLCAYAQPVPEGVTKKLWKLISDMKQDEVTQAVKSDACIIKFGEHLCNKMGSDKTKHEYIRTKMREAGRMLVCARKLGNLQSIKDFFTPSNFYHCITAVKYTAGFRDEDEVFTVPSLALKLGHNLKKMSDIAECEAMIAGEENDVKNAKIFKQMYATKWNECVSASALKTLNEAKWNSPELLPFTEDVKKMHMHLSNQTKLYQEKLKLEKSQKNWSNLAQITLCEVILFNRRRAGEVSKMRLNSYLLRNTSVLHSDVADALSEVEQKLCQHFQRIEIRGKRDRKVPVLLTPSMLESMELLVSNRQKCGVVDENVFFFAKPMTEASFYHGTECIRKVAHQCGAKHPKNLSSTKLRKHIATLSKVLNLTDTEMDQLADFLGHDIRVHRKFYRLPEGTLQLAKISKVLMALEQGRVAEFKGKNLDEIHLEPYEKVSACSDESESEDEESEMPPGKRSSSASREESLVGSKSLRESEPQLKKRHQVSSTSKSTELSPGHMSAEKEPSKPGVSKGRKRAWSEGEVKAVENKLLDCITSGRVPGKRQCEDCIRSAPVLLQNRTWEAVKFYIKNRITALKRESEKRK
- the LOC137038206 gene encoding uncharacterized protein isoform X2 encodes the protein MTTTRHDTSDIFSDRSHSNKNIMDEIRTNKPNKRISKETKDRVEHRITRLRKHHDECSKRHSARQKEDSKANMDSSMPLDVTKQSLSTKKSVIPRPNKPNKRISKETKDRFEHRITRLRKHHDECSKRHSARQKAKESPKETPSVGPIMPHQTPDDQVSSPLKQDILALQLMCRERSVEDSKANMDSSMPLDVTKQSLSTKKSVDKDSDVDTVILDLPSSSVSPRACDIPELKRTVGLNKKSLSISSTSDDQISNSEDDYVPESESCSDESEESLPQPLSSPGSPNVTLDSNVETSSSSVNADKEYSPLEVKETMTHSDNDCGQEISVMKLKKTAKGQRMFNKKQYCFFCSKPFCKMARHLAQVHKNEVEVAKALSFPKGSKERRIHLDLLRNKGNRVHNNTVLKAGKGVLVPRQSTVKHVNVKDYMHCLNCQGLFRRKALWRHMQRCNLAKKCQVTKQGRSRVQSLCAYAQPVPEGVTKKLWKLISDMKQDEVTQAVKSDACIIKFGEHLCNKMGSDKTKHEYIRTKMREAGRMLVCARKLGNLQSIKDFFTPSNFYHCITAVKYTAGFRDEDEVFTVPSLALKLGHNLKKMSDIAECEAMIAGEENDVKNAKIFKQMYATKWNECVSASALKTLNEAKWNSPELLPFTEDVKKMHMHLSNQTKLYQEKLKLEKSQKNWSNLAQITLCEVILFNRRRAGEVSKMRLNSYLLRNTSVLHSDVADALSEVEQKLCQHFQRIEIRGKRDRKVPVLLTPSMLESMELLVSNRQKCGVVDENVFFFAKPMTEASFYHGTECIRKVAHQCGAKHPKNLSSTKLRKHIATLSKVLNLTDTEMDQLADFLGHDIRVHRKFYRLPEGTLQLAKISKVLMALEQGRVAEFKGKNLDEIHLEPYEKVSACSDESESEDEESEMPPGKRSSSASREESLVGSKSLRESEPQLKKRHQVSSTSKSTEELSPGHMSAEKEPSKPGVSKGRKRAWSEGEVKAVENKLLDCITSGRVPGKRQCEDCIRSAPVLLQNRTWEAVKFYIKNRITALKRESEKRK
- the LOC137038206 gene encoding uncharacterized protein isoform X1, with translation MTTTRHDTSDIFSDRSHSNKNIMDEIRTNKPNKRISKETKDRVEHRITRLRKHHDECSKRHSARQKEDSKANMDSSMPLDVTKQSLSTKKSVQIPRPNKPNKRISKETKDRFEHRITRLRKHHDECSKRHSARQKAKESPKETPSVGPIMPHQTPDDQVSSPLKQDILALQLMCRERSVEDSKANMDSSMPLDVTKQSLSTKKSVDKDSDVDTVILDLPSSSVSPRACDIPELKRTVGLNKKSLSISSTSDDQISNSEDDYVPESESCSDESEESLPQPLSSPGSPNVTLDSNVETSSSSVNADKEYSPLEVKETMTHSDNDCGQEISVMKLKKTAKGQRMFNKKQYCFFCSKPFCKMARHLAQVHKNEVEVAKALSFPKGSKERRIHLDLLRNKGNRVHNNTVLKAGKGVLVPRQSTVKHVNVKDYMHCLNCQGLFRRKALWRHMQRCNLAKKCQVTKQGRSRVQSLCAYAQPVPEGVTKKLWKLISDMKQDEVTQAVKSDACIIKFGEHLCNKMGSDKTKHEYIRTKMREAGRMLVCARKLGNLQSIKDFFTPSNFYHCITAVKYTAGFRDEDEVFTVPSLALKLGHNLKKMSDIAECEAMIAGEENDVKNAKIFKQMYATKWNECVSASALKTLNEAKWNSPELLPFTEDVKKMHMHLSNQTKLYQEKLKLEKSQKNWSNLAQITLCEVILFNRRRAGEVSKMRLNSYLLRNTSVLHSDVADALSEVEQKLCQHFQRIEIRGKRDRKVPVLLTPSMLESMELLVSNRQKCGVVDENVFFFAKPMTEASFYHGTECIRKVAHQCGAKHPKNLSSTKLRKHIATLSKVLNLTDTEMDQLADFLGHDIRVHRKFYRLPEGTLQLAKISKVLMALEQGRVAEFKGKNLDEIHLEPYEKVSACSDESESEDEESEMPPGKRSSSASREESLVGSKSLRESEPQLKKRHQVSSTSKSTEELSPGHMSAEKEPSKPGVSKGRKRAWSEGEVKAVENKLLDCITSGRVPGKRQCEDCIRSAPVLLQNRTWEAVKFYIKNRITALKRESEKRK